ATTTTCTTACACAAAAATATTCTGCTCAACGGCGTTTTTCTGGACTTATTAGGCCGCCATATTGAGGCTTTGCCGATATTCCATGGGGCTCAGTCCCCCTAAAGTCATCTTAATACGCTTCGTATTGTACCAATGTATATATTCATTGAGCGCTTCAATATCATCGGGGGAACGGTTCTTCTATACTCTCTGTCATAAGGCGATCGCCCTCCTGTCCAAGCACACCTTTTTTGTCGTTTTCTGACGCCTGGCGCAAGCTCATCAACCCAAAGAGTCAGCAAAGCTCTGCTCGGATATCCGAGAGTGCGAATCGTGGCGGAAAAGTTTTGTCCCGTATCGAGGAAATGTGCAACAGCACTCTGTTTTTGCGCCTCTGTAAATTTGAACCATTTA
This genomic stretch from Coriobacteriia bacterium harbors:
- a CDS encoding IS3 family transposase encodes the protein MEALNEYIHWYNTKRIKMTLGGLSPMEYRQSLNMAA